One Deltaproteobacteria bacterium genomic window carries:
- a CDS encoding DUF4114 domain-containing protein produces the protein MMYRSMRPARIPPIAVAAVAIAAPAYALEQPNGAIIPADMGCDGGRPTGLPAVFACECDVPGVCNIGEPCPAPGQCPDGVSATCETTLWHEFNDNTCIPSHMSGLHFRDDAATTPETFQPTCPLTFTVVSRGTAIFGDAFGWYNVTGDRPDPDDLHVMLDCDDPPGTQVVLDVRADPAYAGGDIGFFLVTPEAGGACANGDCCATVARARAGEGYIYYSERAFNPDAAGADSFIHLLVYDSRVTPRKFYFAWEDIFGGSNNDFTDLVTSVQGVECAGGGRACDTGQPGVCAFGVTECSGGVLDCRALYPPGVEVCDGLDNDCDGAVDDDATCPNADEVCDNGRCLPNCEIVHEFDCPPGTVCDATTGRCHDPACAGVTCPADEVCRDGDCVAPCDGIQCPAGTTCRFGACVDPCAGVTCAAGEVCREGICFPDCTRCDGVLCDGDLACAADTGECVDPSCPAGCPPGTVCDDGNCVDACEGAVCPAGQTCIDGACRDDSGGGGGGSGGGGDGGGSGGGGDGGGAPAGGCGCAKATPDPPAAALLVLFGLRRRRR, from the coding sequence ATGATGTATCGGTCGATGCGACCGGCTCGTATCCCCCCGATCGCCGTCGCCGCGGTCGCCATCGCCGCTCCCGCGTACGCTCTCGAGCAGCCGAACGGCGCGATCATCCCGGCCGACATGGGCTGCGACGGCGGCCGGCCGACGGGACTGCCGGCCGTGTTCGCGTGCGAGTGCGACGTCCCGGGCGTGTGCAACATCGGCGAGCCGTGCCCGGCGCCCGGGCAGTGCCCCGACGGAGTGTCGGCGACGTGCGAGACCACCCTGTGGCACGAGTTCAACGACAACACGTGCATCCCGTCGCACATGAGCGGCCTGCACTTTCGCGACGACGCCGCCACCACCCCCGAGACGTTCCAACCTACCTGCCCGCTCACATTCACGGTCGTGTCGCGCGGTACGGCGATCTTTGGAGACGCGTTCGGCTGGTACAACGTGACCGGCGACCGCCCCGATCCCGACGACCTGCACGTCATGCTCGACTGCGACGATCCGCCGGGCACGCAGGTCGTGTTGGACGTGCGGGCCGACCCGGCGTACGCCGGCGGCGACATCGGCTTCTTCCTGGTCACCCCCGAGGCCGGCGGCGCCTGCGCGAACGGCGACTGCTGCGCGACCGTCGCTCGCGCGCGCGCCGGCGAAGGCTACATCTACTACTCCGAGCGAGCGTTCAACCCGGACGCCGCAGGTGCGGACTCGTTCATCCACCTGCTCGTCTACGACAGCCGGGTGACCCCGCGCAAGTTCTACTTTGCCTGGGAAGATATTTTTGGTGGTAGCAACAACGACTTTACCGACCTCGTAACGAGCGTGCAGGGCGTCGAGTGCGCCGGCGGTGGCCGCGCGTGCGACACCGGCCAGCCAGGCGTGTGCGCGTTCGGCGTCACCGAGTGCAGCGGCGGAGTGCTCGATTGCCGCGCGCTCTACCCGCCTGGCGTCGAGGTATGCGACGGTCTCGACAACGACTGCGACGGCGCGGTCGACGACGACGCCACCTGTCCGAACGCCGACGAGGTGTGCGACAACGGCCGCTGTCTGCCCAACTGCGAGATCGTCCACGAGTTCGACTGCCCTCCGGGCACCGTGTGCGACGCGACCACGGGCCGCTGCCACGATCCGGCGTGCGCCGGCGTGACCTGCCCCGCCGACGAGGTGTGCCGCGATGGCGACTGCGTCGCGCCGTGCGACGGCATTCAATGCCCGGCGGGCACGACGTGCCGGTTCGGCGCGTGCGTCGACCCGTGCGCGGGCGTGACGTGCGCCGCCGGCGAGGTCTGTCGCGAGGGGATTTGCTTTCCCGACTGCACCCGGTGCGACGGCGTCCTGTGCGACGGCGACCTCGCGTGCGCAGCCGACACCGGCGAGTGCGTCGACCCGTCGTGCCCGGCCGGCTGCCCGCCCGGGACCGTGTGCGACGACGGCAACTGCGTCGACGCCTGCGAAGGCGCCGTGTGTCCCGCCGGCCAGACGTGCATCGACGGTGCCTGCCGCGACGACAGCGGCGGCGGCGGCGGCGGCAGCGGCGGCGGCGGCGATGGCGGCGGCAGCGGCGGCGGCGGCGATGGCGGCGGCGCGCCCGCGGGCGGTTGCGGCTGCGCGAAAGCCACACCCGACCCGCCGGCCGCGGCCTTGCTCGTGCTGTTCGGCCTGCGGCGGCGCCGTCGCTGA